The Aeoliella mucimassa genome includes the window GCCCTAAGCGAAGCTGCCCTTCGGCGTCGTAATGCACGGTGTCGCCGAGCAGCGGGCAGTCGTCGGTCGAGACCATCCGCACCCGCTCGATTGCTTCGGGCTCGGCGGATTCGGCGTCGGCCGCCTGCATCTGTGCACGAAGCTCGGTGCGATGCGTAAACCGCGGCAGCGCCGGCTCGTGCGGAAGCACCTGCCCGAACACCAGCGGCAGCTTCTCGGTGAGCTTTAGGTCCTCGGCAGTCCGATCCCGCAAACGCTCGAGGTTCGCAGCGTAGGTGGTTGCCGAGAGTTCGTGCTTGCTGTCCTGTTCGCCTTGCATCCACAGCATGCCGCGCACCTGCGGGGTGTGGCCATCGGCTTGCAGCTTGTCGATGCCTTGGCGAAACAGCTTGGTCATCTGCTTGTAGAGCGTGCCTTGGTTCTCGTCGTCAGCCGACAGGCCGGCGTAGAAGTTCCGCCGGTTCGGCGTGGGTTCGCCACCTTGCCATTGGTTGCCGTGCCAGCCATGGTGGAGTGGCATGCCGCTCGCATGGTACTTAATCAGGTAGATCGGCCGCTCCGCGGTCGCAGTTTCGAGGGCGAAGCCCACCTCGGGGCCGAACTCGCCAGGCCGGGTGGAGTTGAGCGTCTTGCCCAAAACCAGCGGCTCGAACTCTTTGCCGTTGAAGTAGTACGTGTGAGGAATCTCCCGCGGCACGTCGTCCGGCAGGTTCTTCACCTTCGCGATACCCTGCATGTTCGACTGCCCGCCGAGCAGGTACACATCCACTGTTTCGGCGACAGCAAGCGAAGCTAGTAGATTCCAGCTAACCAGCAGCAGTAGGCAAATCGGCGAGCGAATCATCATAGCGCCTGGTGGGTGAGCAGGTGGTGAACACTGCACCTACTCTACCGGCTTGGCGGCCATTTCCCAAACGTTTTCGCTGGGATTCGCCCGAAACCTAAGTCAGCAGAATCGCTAGCGCGCTGGCTTGCCCTTGCGGCGTAACGCTCAGCTTCAGGAAGCTGCTGCCAGGCGAGTCGTTGGCCGTGGCGATCTTCAAACCGCACTCCGCATCAGGCTCCGCACAGTTGAGCACTGCCGGCAGTTTGCCTTGCTTTGCTGCAAGCAGGCTGCAAGCGAGTTCCACCACGCCGCTGCCGGCGCCGAGGTTGCCGAAGTAGCTCTTCAGCGCGGTCACCGGAACCGTCGAGCCTGCGTCGCCGAGTGCTTCGCGAATCGCGGCTGCCTCGTCGGCGTCGCATTCTTTGGTGCCGAGTCCATACGCGTTGATGTGACCAATGTCGCCCGGGGCGAGTTTCGAGTCCCGCAAGCAGGCCTTGATCGCATTGATGAGTGCTTGCTTGGTGTTGCCGTGCAACTGGCGGTCGGCCACCATGCTCGAGCCAATGCCAACGATCTCGCCGTAGATGGTTGCTCCGCGGGCTTCGGCCTTCGAGCGTTCTTCGAGCACCAGCACGCCGGAACCCTCGCCGGCCACCATGCCGATGCGATTGGCAGCAAACGGGCGACTCGCGGTCGCCGGATCGCAATCCTCCGTGGCCAGCTCTTCGGTCTGCATCGCGTGGATCGCTTGCATCGGCAAGATGCGTGTGCCGGTCGCTCCGGCGAGCATGAAGTCGGCGTGCCCGCGGGCGATGGTGGTAAACGCCTCGCCGACGGCGGCGTTCGACGCGGCCTCGCGGAGCGTGAGCGAATTGTTCGGACCACGCAGGTCGTTGAGGATTGCCACATGGCTGGCCGGCATGTTCGGCAGGTACTTCAGCATCCAGAGCGGGGTCATTTGCCCCAGCCCGGTCGTGCCCCAGTCGCCGAATTCAAACTCGCCCGACTCGCCGGTGCATTTCTTGATGCCATCCACGTAGTCTTCCGGCAGCGTCAGCATGTAGTCGCTACCCAGCACGATGCCCGACCGCTCGGGCTCGAGCGTGTCGCTCTCGATACCGGCGCTGGCAACCGCTAGCTCGGCTGCGGCCACGGCCATCTGCGTTTCCCGGCACATCACCTTCAGGGCTTTGCGAATCGACTTTTTCTTCTCTTTCGGCAACTCGCCGAAGTCGTCGATGTGGCCGGTAAACTGCCGACACTCGCCTGCGTAACGCAGCGGCAAGCTTTCGGCTTCAGGCAAGGTATCGCAGGCCACCACGGCACTTTTGCCGGTAGCCAGGGCCTCGCCGACCGTGTCCAGTGAACTACCCAGTGGCGAAACCAACCCGATTCCGGTGATTACCACACGCCGATTATTTTCTTGGGAAGTGCTCATAACCTCGGCAACATATCAAATCGCCCCCCTTTCGCGGAGGGGACTATCCGCCTCATTGCTCCAGCTTCCCTCGGTTTTCAAACCGAACACCATCCGGCAAGGGACTGCTGGGCGCTAAGATTGTATCAATATCGACCTTGGAATGTCGCTGGATTGCGGTTGGCCGTCGACACCGGGGCGTTCGGCGCTGCGGGTGGCAACACGCTACCCTTGGCCTCGATGAACAGCAAAGCGTCGGCCCGCGGAGCCGTTTTGAACATCGGCAACGCGCTGGTAATCGAATTGTCGCGGGTCGGACCCGGCGTGCCAATCACGCCCATCGACAGCAGCAGCACGTGACCGGTCGGCCAGCGGAACCGCTCGTGCAGGTTCGCCATGGTCACTTGCGGTACCTGCACTTCCATCCGCTGGTTCTGTGCCACTGGGGTCGGAATGTCGAGCGTCACCGGCACCATCTTTTCTACCTGATGCAGCCGAAGCTTGATTACCGTGTCGCAGGTGGTTTTGTCGAGCGACAACAGCGGACTGAAGTCCAACGCGAAACCTTCTTCGAGTTGACCCTGCTCCGGCTGGAATCCCGGCCAGACGTTCGGCGTAGGAATCACTCCCTTGATGTAAGGGCGCGGCCGCATGGTACTGATAGTGATCGCTTGTCCGTTGCCCACCAGTTGGGTCGGCGAATTGTATTCGCGGTAGTCGCTGCGACGAGTCAGGTCGGCCAGCAGCGCGGCCGCATTCTCTTTAGCCATGATCCAGCCCTGCACGCCTGGCGATTGCACGTTGATTGGAGTCATCAGCGGCAACGCCTTGGCTCGCCAGTCGGGACTCTTCACCGTGGCCACGCGGAGCGAAAACGCATCGCTCTGCGCCTGCTGGTTGACGAATCGATCGACAATATCTGCGACCATGCTTTGCAATTCCGGCGTGTGATACACCTTCAAGGTTTCGCGACTCGCACTCAAAATGCCGAGCGGTTCGCTGTGCCAGGCTTCGTATCCCGTTTCGCGAAGAATCCAATCGACCACCGCCTGCTCTGGCTTCTGGTTGTTTTGCACCCGCGAAGTGTAAGGGCTGATGTCGTACTCGCGCCAAACCTGACCATGGTCGCGCGGCAAGGTGCCGCTACCTTTGGTGACCCGCGCCCGCGTCGGTGGGTTGCCAGTCACAGGTACCATGTTGTTTGCATTCGCTGGTTGCATATTGTTCGCCGGTGGCGTGCCTGGAGCCGGTTGCATGGCAGCCGGAGTGGCCGAAACCGGAGCGGTTGTCGCCGGTGCTGGGGAGTTCGGAGTCGCTGCCGGCAAGTTCGATCCCGCGTTCGGCTGCGATGGGATCGCACCGAAGTCGCTCGATAGACTCGAATCGAGCGGCGCCAGCGGCGGAATGCTCGGCACCCCACCCGCTGCCGGACCAGAAGCACTCGATGGATCGGCGTACCGGCTCGTGACCGACGACTGCCAGCTACCCGGCTGCTGGGCAACCGCAAAGCTCGAGGTCAGGCAAACGAAGCAGGTCCAAGCAAAGTTCAAGGCTTGGCTACGTCGGGATTTCATCATGTTCTCCGTCCGTGGAGGGGGGATAAGCGAGCATCACGCACAGAACCTGCGCGGGCGGCGAGTATAGGAACCCGCACCATCGCGGGCAAGGTCGGTGAACGGGACCTAACTGCAGCGAATGCTATCACTCGCGCAGCACCCATTACCCCACCTACTAAACGCCCCTCCGGCGAATAGATTCCCAATTTACCCACCGATGGGAAAATTGAATCTGCGATGACTCTACAAAACCAGTGGTTTTCGCGCTCGAATAGATTCCCATTTCCCAAAACGCATCGAGTGGGAATCTATTTTCGCGATGGGAATCAATCGCAAGTCGTTGATAGGTAACAAGTTGCATCAACACCTCCGCGATAGTTACCCAAAATAGATTCCCATGGGTGGGTAACTATTTTGAGTTGGGAGTTGGGAGTTGGGAGTAGATATGTCATCTTGAGGGAGCTTCCAGCGACTGAAAGATCTAGCCTACCGCTTGCAGCCTAAAGCCTACAGCTTTGCCACACGCGCAGCAGCGAACCCGCACGCCAGCAACCATCCGCCAGCGCATCGCTAATAGTTTGGCATGGCCTTGTTGAACAATTAGTCACAAACCTCCGTAAAAACTAACGTGGAATGGAACCACGTACCTTTTTTACGGAGATCGAACATGGCTACGAAAGAAAAACGAACCTACAAAGTCACGAACTGGAAGGAGTATAACAAGTCGCTCATCGAGCGTGGAAACATCACTATTTGGTTTAGCGACGAGGCGTTGGAGAACTGGGAACATCCTAACGACCAGACAAAAGTCGGTCGCCCTTTTGTCTTCAGCGATACGGCGATCGAGTGCTTGCTGACGATTCGCGAACTGCTGAAACTTCCCTATCGGCAGACTGAGGGATTCGGCCGCTCGCTGGTGGCGATGTTGGGCGTCGAGGCAGCGATTCCCAATTATTCTTCGCTCGCCAAGCGAGCCAGCAAGCTGAATGTTTCGCTCGATATCGCTAACAAGAGGGGCGACATCGATATCGTGGTGGATAGCACCGGCATGAAAGTGTTTGGCGAGGGCGAATGGAAGATGCGGACGCATGGCAAGTCGAAGCGGCGGACATGGCGGAAGCTGCATTTGTCGGTGAATCCTGACACCCGCGAGATTGTGGCGGAGATTTTGACCGAGAACAGTTGCCACGATGCCGATGCGGTTCCCGAAATGCTGGAGCAGGTGGAGCAGCCCGTAAAAAAGTTTCACGGCGACGGTAGTTACGACAAGTGGAAGGTTTATGAAGGGCTGGAATCCGAAGGCATTGAGCCGGTGATTCCGCCGCAGCACAACGCCAAGATCAAACAACATGGCAACTCTGCGGAGGAGCCTTTGCCCCGGGACGAGGCAATTCGTCAGATTCGACGCAAGGGGCGTAGGAGTTGGAAAGAGGAAGTGGGCTATCATCGTAGAAGCTTGGCGGAAACGACCATGTACCGAGTGAAACAAAGCTTTGGGAGCCATCTCAAAAACCGAGTATTCGAAAACCAACAAACGGAAGCCCGCTTGCGCTGTAAAATCATCAATCAATTCACCCAACTCGGGCTTCCACAGTTCGAGTGGAGTTAGTCAACAAGGCCGTTTGGCATATAAAAAACGTTACATCTCAATCACCTCCAATTACTAAAAAGCCAACAGCCGATAGCTTATGGCCGACAGTCATTAATGCGTGTTCATTAGACCACTATAGGTGGCCAATTGCGAGCGAAAACTTTGGGAGTGGGCAATAATCTGGTTAGGTTTTCCGATAGAACTTACACTCTAGATGGCCGATTTGAGGTTAGGTTCGGCCGGCTGTCGTCTGCCAAGCTCTGGAACTGCATCGCGTCATGCGACGTCAAACTCATCCTCGCCACCTCGTCCGACGACTCCTGCTGG containing:
- a CDS encoding sialate O-acetylesterase — encoded protein: MMIRSPICLLLLVSWNLLASLAVAETVDVYLLGGQSNMQGIAKVKNLPDDVPREIPHTYYFNGKEFEPLVLGKTLNSTRPGEFGPEVGFALETATAERPIYLIKYHASGMPLHHGWHGNQWQGGEPTPNRRNFYAGLSADDENQGTLYKQMTKLFRQGIDKLQADGHTPQVRGMLWMQGEQDSKHELSATTYAANLERLRDRTAEDLKLTEKLPLVFGQVLPHEPALPRFTHRTELRAQMQAADAESAEPEAIERVRMVSTDDCPLLGDTVHYDAEGQLRLGRKFAAAMAGELAEEHSP
- a CDS encoding beta-ketoacyl-[acyl-carrier-protein] synthase family protein, producing MSTSQENNRRVVITGIGLVSPLGSSLDTVGEALATGKSAVVACDTLPEAESLPLRYAGECRQFTGHIDDFGELPKEKKKSIRKALKVMCRETQMAVAAAELAVASAGIESDTLEPERSGIVLGSDYMLTLPEDYVDGIKKCTGESGEFEFGDWGTTGLGQMTPLWMLKYLPNMPASHVAILNDLRGPNNSLTLREAASNAAVGEAFTTIARGHADFMLAGATGTRILPMQAIHAMQTEELATEDCDPATASRPFAANRIGMVAGEGSGVLVLEERSKAEARGATIYGEIVGIGSSMVADRQLHGNTKQALINAIKACLRDSKLAPGDIGHINAYGLGTKECDADEAAAIREALGDAGSTVPVTALKSYFGNLGAGSGVVELACSLLAAKQGKLPAVLNCAEPDAECGLKIATANDSPGSSFLKLSVTPQGQASALAILLT
- a CDS encoding IS5 family transposase, which codes for MATKEKRTYKVTNWKEYNKSLIERGNITIWFSDEALENWEHPNDQTKVGRPFVFSDTAIECLLTIRELLKLPYRQTEGFGRSLVAMLGVEAAIPNYSSLAKRASKLNVSLDIANKRGDIDIVVDSTGMKVFGEGEWKMRTHGKSKRRTWRKLHLSVNPDTREIVAEILTENSCHDADAVPEMLEQVEQPVKKFHGDGSYDKWKVYEGLESEGIEPVIPPQHNAKIKQHGNSAEEPLPRDEAIRQIRRKGRRSWKEEVGYHRRSLAETTMYRVKQSFGSHLKNRVFENQQTEARLRCKIINQFTQLGLPQFEWS